In one Lolium rigidum isolate FL_2022 chromosome 3, APGP_CSIRO_Lrig_0.1, whole genome shotgun sequence genomic region, the following are encoded:
- the LOC124703912 gene encoding general negative regulator of transcription subunit 3-like isoform X1, giving the protein MGASRKLQGEIDRVLKKVQEGVDVFDSIWNKVYDTENANQKEKFEADLKKEIKKLQRYRDQIKTWIQSSEIKDKKVSASYEQALMDARKQIEREMERFKVCEKETKTKAFSKEGLGQQPKTDPREKAKSETRDWLNSVVSDLENQIDNFEAELEGLSFKKGKQRPPRLVHLEKSITRHKAHIKKLESILRLLDNDELSPEQVNDVKDFLEDYVERNQEDFDEFSDVEDLYSTLPMEKVEALEDMVSLAPSILIKGVSAVSTTAVSSTKSPTATSPTQATVPTTSQGTSQDQAEETASLESNPDSVPQTPPPKGVNLGPSVPVVPTAISTTVAAVSVLADTISSPGAVRPSIPTTVPAIFSSATVRIAPESMPTVPSAPANSSSALKDDDGMNFPPRRPSPAITEIGLGRGITRGLTGQALGAPPISAGPVPGNGSISALPAINDLSKRNILNTDERVNSGGLSQQLASPLANKVQLQPVLRTNDAISSDSNNTSESTILGGRVFSPPVVSGVQWRPQAPAGFTNQSESAQFRGRPDVADHREKYFPRLQQPQPQGNAVNASNASGTNQKQFSTQQPNSLLQQFNSQNSSISSQVGIGMGVQGPDAGHTKSEEQPGLAEDGSVEAAATTGANKNTNEDDTKTPYSNPSASIAEGTQLSRDSDLSPGQPLQPGMPSSGVGVIGRRSVSDFGAVGDNLSGTSATAGHDHLYNLQMLEAAYHRLPQPKDSERARNYTPKHPSPTPASFPQVQAPIVTNPAFWERLGTDTLSTDMLFFAFYYQQNSYQQYLAAKELKKQSWRFHRKYNTWFQRHVEPQVTTDEYERGSYVYFDFHLADDGNGWVQRIKNDFTFEYNYLEDELSVQPN; this is encoded by the exons ATGGGCGCCAGTCGGAAGCTGCAGGGCGAGATCGACCGCGTCCTCAAGAAGGTCCAGGAGGGCGTCGACGTCTTCGACAGCATCTGGAACAAG GTCTACGACACCGAGAATGCCAACCAGAAGGAGAAGTTCGAGGCCGACCTCAAGAAGGAGATCAAGAAGCTGCAGCGCTACCGGGACCAGATCAAGACCTGGATCCAGTCAAgcgagatcaaggacaagaag GTTAGTGCCTCTTATGAGCAGGCTCTTATGGATGCCCGCAAGCAGATTGAACGCGAAATGGAACGGTTTAAGGTCTGTGAGAAAGAAACTAAAACCAAGGCCTTCTCGAAGGAAGGATTAGGTCAACAACCGAAAACT GATCCTAGAGAGAAGGCTAAATCTGAAACTAGAGATTGGCTTAACAGTGTG GTTAGTGATTTGGAAAATCAGATTGATAATTTTGAAGCAGAGCTTGAAGGACTTTCATTTAAGAAAGGAAAGCAAAGACCTCCTCGATTG GTACATCTAGAGAAATCTATTACGCGGCATAAGGCTCATATAAAGAAATTGGAGTCAATCTTGAGACTCTTGGATAATGATGAGTTGAGTCCTGAACAAGTCAATGATGTGAAAGATTTCCTGGAAGACTATGTTGAGCGTAACCAG GAAGATTTTGATGAATTTAGTGATGTTGAGGATCTTTATAGCACATTACCTATGGAGAAGGTTGAAGCACTTGAAGACATGGTTTCACTTGCTCCTTCCATTCTTATTAAG GGTGTTTCTGCTGTTTCTACGACTGCAGTTTCAAGTACAAAGAGTCCGACAGCAACTTCACCTACTCAG GCTACTGTCCCAACAACCTCACAAGGTACATCACAAGATCAAGCAGAGGAAACAGCTTCACTAGAAAGTAATCCTGATTCAGTGCCACAAACACCACCCCCAAAAGGTGTAAATCTGGGACCTTCAGTGCCGGTTGTGCCGACTGCCATTAGTACCACTGTTGCAGCTGTTTCAGTTTTGGCAGATACCATTAGTTCACCAGGCGCAGTACGACCATCTATTCCTACTACAGTACCCGCAATATTTTCTTCTGCTACTGTTCGAATTGCTCCAGAGAGCATGCCCACTGTTCCTTCTGCTCCTGCAAACTCATCTAGTGCCTTGAAGGATGATGATGGCATGAACTTTCCTCCACGCAGACCGTCTCCTGCAATAACTGAAATCGGTCTTGGCAGGGGTATTACTCGTGGGTTAACTGGTCAAGCACTAGGCGCTCCTCCCATAAGTGCAGGTCCAGTTCCAGGAAATGGATCGATCAGTGCACTTCCTGCAATAAATGACTTGTCCAAAAGAAACATATTGAATACGGATGAGAGAGTTAACAGCGGTGGTCTTTCTCAGCAGTTAGCTTCACCTCTTGCTAACAAGGTTCAACTGCAACCAGTCCTGAGGACCAATGATGCAATTAGCTCTGATTCTAATAACACAAGTGAAAGTACCATTCTTGGAGGAAGAGTCTTTTCCCCGCCAGTTGTTTCTGGTGTTCAGTGGAGGCCTCAAGCTCCTGCTGGTTTTACAAATCAAAGTGAATCT GCTCAATTTCGTGGAAGACCTGACGTTGCTGACCATAGGGAGAAATATTTTCCAAGATTGCAGCAACCACAGCCGCAAGGCAACGCTGTTAATGCTTCTAATGCATCAGGCACAAATCAGAAGCAGTTTTCCACCCAGCAGCCAAATTCCCTCTTACAACAG TTCAATTCTCAGAATTCCTCAATATCCTCTCAAGTGGGCATTGGGATGGGGGTTCAGGGCCCAG ATGCTGGGCATACAAAAAGTGAAGAACAACCAGGTTTGGCTGAAGATGGTAGCGTAGAGGCTGCTGCAACAACTGGAGCAAATAAAAATACCAATGAAGATGACACGAAGACTCCATATTCG AATCCCTCAGCATCTATAGCAGAAGGTACCCAGTTATCTAGAGACTCTGATCTATCACCTGGGCAGCCTTTGCAACCTGGCATGCCATCATCTGGTGTCGGTGTTATTGGCCGGAGGAGTGTATCTGATTTCGGTGCAGTTGGAGACAATCTTAGTGGGACTTCTGCAACTGCTGGTCATGATCACCTTTATAATTTGCAAATGCTCGAAGCTGCATACCACAGGCTTCCACAACCTAAGGACTCCGAGCGTGCAAGAAATTATACTCCG AAGCATCCTTCACCGACCCCAGCTAGTTTCCCACAAGTTCAGGCACCAATTGTGACAAACCCTGCATTTTGGGAAAGACTTGGTACTGATACATTATCTACAGACATGTTATTCTTTGCATTCTACTACCAACAG AATTCATACCAACAATATCTGGCTGCGAAAGAACTAAAAAAACAGTCATGGAGATTTCATAGGAAGTACAATACTTGGTTCCAACGGCATGTGGAGCCACAAGTTACAACAGATGAGTATGAGCGGGGATCTTATGTGTACTTTGATTTCCATCTGGCGGATGATGGCAACGGATG GGTCCAAAGAATCAAGAATGACTTCACGTTTGAATACAACTACCTTGAGGATGAACTGTCAGTACAACCAAACTAG
- the LOC124703912 gene encoding general negative regulator of transcription subunit 3-like isoform X2 — translation MGASRKLQGEIDRVLKKVQEGVDVFDSIWNKVYDTENANQKEKFEADLKKEIKKLQRYRDQIKTWIQSSEIKDKKALMDARKQIEREMERFKVCEKETKTKAFSKEGLGQQPKTDPREKAKSETRDWLNSVVSDLENQIDNFEAELEGLSFKKGKQRPPRLVHLEKSITRHKAHIKKLESILRLLDNDELSPEQVNDVKDFLEDYVERNQEDFDEFSDVEDLYSTLPMEKVEALEDMVSLAPSILIKGVSAVSTTAVSSTKSPTATSPTQATVPTTSQGTSQDQAEETASLESNPDSVPQTPPPKGVNLGPSVPVVPTAISTTVAAVSVLADTISSPGAVRPSIPTTVPAIFSSATVRIAPESMPTVPSAPANSSSALKDDDGMNFPPRRPSPAITEIGLGRGITRGLTGQALGAPPISAGPVPGNGSISALPAINDLSKRNILNTDERVNSGGLSQQLASPLANKVQLQPVLRTNDAISSDSNNTSESTILGGRVFSPPVVSGVQWRPQAPAGFTNQSESAQFRGRPDVADHREKYFPRLQQPQPQGNAVNASNASGTNQKQFSTQQPNSLLQQFNSQNSSISSQVGIGMGVQGPDAGHTKSEEQPGLAEDGSVEAAATTGANKNTNEDDTKTPYSNPSASIAEGTQLSRDSDLSPGQPLQPGMPSSGVGVIGRRSVSDFGAVGDNLSGTSATAGHDHLYNLQMLEAAYHRLPQPKDSERARNYTPKHPSPTPASFPQVQAPIVTNPAFWERLGTDTLSTDMLFFAFYYQQNSYQQYLAAKELKKQSWRFHRKYNTWFQRHVEPQVTTDEYERGSYVYFDFHLADDGNGWVQRIKNDFTFEYNYLEDELSVQPN, via the exons ATGGGCGCCAGTCGGAAGCTGCAGGGCGAGATCGACCGCGTCCTCAAGAAGGTCCAGGAGGGCGTCGACGTCTTCGACAGCATCTGGAACAAG GTCTACGACACCGAGAATGCCAACCAGAAGGAGAAGTTCGAGGCCGACCTCAAGAAGGAGATCAAGAAGCTGCAGCGCTACCGGGACCAGATCAAGACCTGGATCCAGTCAAgcgagatcaaggacaagaag GCTCTTATGGATGCCCGCAAGCAGATTGAACGCGAAATGGAACGGTTTAAGGTCTGTGAGAAAGAAACTAAAACCAAGGCCTTCTCGAAGGAAGGATTAGGTCAACAACCGAAAACT GATCCTAGAGAGAAGGCTAAATCTGAAACTAGAGATTGGCTTAACAGTGTG GTTAGTGATTTGGAAAATCAGATTGATAATTTTGAAGCAGAGCTTGAAGGACTTTCATTTAAGAAAGGAAAGCAAAGACCTCCTCGATTG GTACATCTAGAGAAATCTATTACGCGGCATAAGGCTCATATAAAGAAATTGGAGTCAATCTTGAGACTCTTGGATAATGATGAGTTGAGTCCTGAACAAGTCAATGATGTGAAAGATTTCCTGGAAGACTATGTTGAGCGTAACCAG GAAGATTTTGATGAATTTAGTGATGTTGAGGATCTTTATAGCACATTACCTATGGAGAAGGTTGAAGCACTTGAAGACATGGTTTCACTTGCTCCTTCCATTCTTATTAAG GGTGTTTCTGCTGTTTCTACGACTGCAGTTTCAAGTACAAAGAGTCCGACAGCAACTTCACCTACTCAG GCTACTGTCCCAACAACCTCACAAGGTACATCACAAGATCAAGCAGAGGAAACAGCTTCACTAGAAAGTAATCCTGATTCAGTGCCACAAACACCACCCCCAAAAGGTGTAAATCTGGGACCTTCAGTGCCGGTTGTGCCGACTGCCATTAGTACCACTGTTGCAGCTGTTTCAGTTTTGGCAGATACCATTAGTTCACCAGGCGCAGTACGACCATCTATTCCTACTACAGTACCCGCAATATTTTCTTCTGCTACTGTTCGAATTGCTCCAGAGAGCATGCCCACTGTTCCTTCTGCTCCTGCAAACTCATCTAGTGCCTTGAAGGATGATGATGGCATGAACTTTCCTCCACGCAGACCGTCTCCTGCAATAACTGAAATCGGTCTTGGCAGGGGTATTACTCGTGGGTTAACTGGTCAAGCACTAGGCGCTCCTCCCATAAGTGCAGGTCCAGTTCCAGGAAATGGATCGATCAGTGCACTTCCTGCAATAAATGACTTGTCCAAAAGAAACATATTGAATACGGATGAGAGAGTTAACAGCGGTGGTCTTTCTCAGCAGTTAGCTTCACCTCTTGCTAACAAGGTTCAACTGCAACCAGTCCTGAGGACCAATGATGCAATTAGCTCTGATTCTAATAACACAAGTGAAAGTACCATTCTTGGAGGAAGAGTCTTTTCCCCGCCAGTTGTTTCTGGTGTTCAGTGGAGGCCTCAAGCTCCTGCTGGTTTTACAAATCAAAGTGAATCT GCTCAATTTCGTGGAAGACCTGACGTTGCTGACCATAGGGAGAAATATTTTCCAAGATTGCAGCAACCACAGCCGCAAGGCAACGCTGTTAATGCTTCTAATGCATCAGGCACAAATCAGAAGCAGTTTTCCACCCAGCAGCCAAATTCCCTCTTACAACAG TTCAATTCTCAGAATTCCTCAATATCCTCTCAAGTGGGCATTGGGATGGGGGTTCAGGGCCCAG ATGCTGGGCATACAAAAAGTGAAGAACAACCAGGTTTGGCTGAAGATGGTAGCGTAGAGGCTGCTGCAACAACTGGAGCAAATAAAAATACCAATGAAGATGACACGAAGACTCCATATTCG AATCCCTCAGCATCTATAGCAGAAGGTACCCAGTTATCTAGAGACTCTGATCTATCACCTGGGCAGCCTTTGCAACCTGGCATGCCATCATCTGGTGTCGGTGTTATTGGCCGGAGGAGTGTATCTGATTTCGGTGCAGTTGGAGACAATCTTAGTGGGACTTCTGCAACTGCTGGTCATGATCACCTTTATAATTTGCAAATGCTCGAAGCTGCATACCACAGGCTTCCACAACCTAAGGACTCCGAGCGTGCAAGAAATTATACTCCG AAGCATCCTTCACCGACCCCAGCTAGTTTCCCACAAGTTCAGGCACCAATTGTGACAAACCCTGCATTTTGGGAAAGACTTGGTACTGATACATTATCTACAGACATGTTATTCTTTGCATTCTACTACCAACAG AATTCATACCAACAATATCTGGCTGCGAAAGAACTAAAAAAACAGTCATGGAGATTTCATAGGAAGTACAATACTTGGTTCCAACGGCATGTGGAGCCACAAGTTACAACAGATGAGTATGAGCGGGGATCTTATGTGTACTTTGATTTCCATCTGGCGGATGATGGCAACGGATG GGTCCAAAGAATCAAGAATGACTTCACGTTTGAATACAACTACCTTGAGGATGAACTGTCAGTACAACCAAACTAG